One genomic segment of Pseudorca crassidens isolate mPseCra1 chromosome X, mPseCra1.hap1, whole genome shotgun sequence includes these proteins:
- the ZCCHC13 gene encoding LOW QUALITY PROTEIN: zinc finger CCHC domain-containing protein 13 (The sequence of the model RefSeq protein was modified relative to this genomic sequence to represent the inferred CDS: inserted 1 base in 1 codon; deleted 1 base in 1 codon; substituted 1 base at 1 genomic stop codon): MNSKECFKCGHSGPKGGGARGHGARGGGRGAQXSSATLPVICYRCSEPGHHAKNCNLLDDICSNCGTSGHITKDCVKPKRERQQCCYTCGTPGHLARDCDHQEGQKCYSCGEYGHIQKHCARVKCYRCGETSHMAINCINCSKRSEVNCYRXGEPGHLIRECPIEATA; this comes from the exons ATGAACAGTAAGGAATGCTTCAAGTGTGGACACTCTGGCCCTAAAGGAGGAGGAGCTCGAGGGCACGGAGCTAGAGGTGGTGGCCGAGGTGCTCAGTGAAGTTCTGCCACCCTACCTGTCATCTGTTACCGCTGCAGTGAGCCTGGTCATCATGCTAAGAACTGTAACCTTCTCGATGACATCTGCTCCAACTGTGGGACAAGTGGCCACATCACCAAAGACTGTGTTAAGCCTAAGCGAGAAAGACAGCAGTGCTGTTACACCTGTGGCACACCAGGGCATCTGGCCCGTGATTGTGACCATCAGGAGGGGCAGAAGTGCTACTCTTGTGGCGAATATGGCCACATTCAGAAACACTGTGCCCGAGTCAAGTGCTACCGTTGTGGCGAGACCAGCCACATGGCCATCAACTGT ATCAACTGCAGCAAAAGAAGCGAGGTCAACTGCTACC TGGGCGAACCTGGACATCTAATCCGGGAATGCCCCATTGAGGCTACCGCTTAA